In a single window of the Mycobacterium bourgelatii genome:
- a CDS encoding TauD/TfdA dioxygenase family protein — MSLLTITKLSESVGAEVTGLDPTHLADNDAIGDAILEALEDNGVLVFRGLNLSPEDQVVFCRRLGEIDHSSDGHHPVAGIYPITLDKSKNASADYLKATFDWHIDGCTPIGDDYPQKATVLSAVHVAEKGGETEFANSYAAYDALTDEEKERFATLRVVHSLEASQRRVTPNPTPELLARWRSRRTHAHPLVWTHRSGRKSLVLGASADYIVGMDLDEGRALLDELLKRATERDKVYSHSWSVGDTVIWDNRGVLHRAAPYDPDSPREMLRTTVLGDEPIQ; from the coding sequence ATGAGTCTGCTGACCATCACCAAGCTCAGCGAGTCCGTCGGCGCTGAGGTCACCGGCCTGGACCCCACCCACCTGGCGGACAACGACGCGATCGGGGACGCAATCCTGGAAGCGTTGGAAGACAACGGAGTCCTGGTCTTCCGCGGGCTCAATCTCTCGCCCGAAGACCAGGTCGTGTTCTGCCGTCGGCTCGGCGAGATCGATCACAGCTCCGATGGCCACCACCCCGTCGCCGGCATCTATCCGATCACGCTGGACAAGTCGAAGAACGCCTCGGCGGACTACCTGAAGGCGACGTTCGACTGGCACATCGACGGGTGCACGCCCATTGGGGACGACTATCCGCAGAAGGCCACCGTCCTTTCGGCGGTTCACGTCGCCGAAAAGGGCGGCGAAACCGAATTCGCCAACTCCTACGCCGCCTACGATGCACTGACCGACGAAGAGAAGGAACGATTCGCCACGCTGCGCGTCGTCCACTCCCTGGAAGCGTCCCAACGGCGAGTCACGCCGAACCCCACCCCGGAACTGTTGGCGCGCTGGCGCTCTCGCCGTACCCACGCACACCCGTTGGTGTGGACCCATCGCAGCGGCCGCAAGTCCCTGGTGTTGGGTGCCTCCGCCGACTACATCGTTGGCATGGACCTCGACGAAGGTCGAGCCCTGCTCGACGAGCTGCTGAAGCGAGCCACGGAGCGCGACAAGGTGTACAGCCATTCCTGGTCGGTCGGGGACACGGTGATCTGGGACAACCGCGGGGTGCTGCATCGAGCGGCACCGTACGACCCCGACTCGCCCCGGGAAATGCTGCGCACTACCGTGCTCGGTGATGAACCGATCCAATAG
- a CDS encoding aromatic ring-hydroxylating oxygenase subunit alpha, with the protein MAREGRPAEGSWTEHYPELGTGPVSFKDSTSPEFFELEREAVFKRAWLNVARVEELPRVGSYVTKEIEVARASVLLVKGRDEKIRAFYNVCRHRGNKLVWNDFPDRETRGTCRQFTCKYHGWRYSLDGALTFVQQQSEFFDLDPADYGLSPVHCDVWKGFVFINFDPEPRQTLREFLGPMITGLDDYPFDKLTERYGWVAHNNSNWKIFADAFQEYYHVPSLHPQQVPPEVRVPNAGFTCGHFQLDGPHRLVSTAGRRRWLLPPEYMYPIERATRSGLVGPWRTPDIGELPAGLNPGGIEPWGISNFQIFPNTEILIYGGWYLLYRYWPTSYNTHRFEAYTYFHPARTVRERIEHEVASVVLKEFALQDAGMLGGTQAALEYGIVEDFPLNDQEILVRHLHKVVVDWVEAYQHETQRATTAAPAGV; encoded by the coding sequence TTCGAACTGGAACGCGAGGCCGTGTTCAAACGAGCTTGGCTCAATGTGGCCCGGGTGGAGGAACTTCCGCGCGTCGGAAGCTATGTGACCAAGGAAATCGAAGTCGCGCGCGCCTCGGTCCTGCTCGTCAAGGGCCGCGACGAGAAGATCCGCGCGTTCTACAACGTCTGCCGCCACCGCGGAAACAAACTGGTGTGGAACGACTTTCCCGATCGCGAAACGCGCGGGACGTGCCGCCAGTTCACCTGCAAGTACCACGGGTGGCGCTACAGCCTGGACGGTGCGCTCACCTTTGTGCAACAGCAGTCGGAGTTCTTCGACCTCGACCCCGCCGACTACGGCCTGAGTCCGGTGCACTGCGATGTGTGGAAGGGGTTTGTTTTCATCAACTTTGACCCCGAACCGCGACAAACCCTACGCGAGTTCCTCGGTCCGATGATCACCGGCTTGGACGACTACCCATTCGACAAGTTGACCGAGCGTTACGGCTGGGTCGCTCATAACAACAGCAACTGGAAGATCTTCGCCGACGCGTTCCAGGAGTACTACCACGTGCCCTCGCTGCACCCACAGCAGGTGCCGCCCGAGGTGCGTGTCCCGAACGCCGGATTCACCTGCGGCCATTTCCAACTCGACGGTCCGCACCGGCTGGTGTCGACTGCCGGGCGACGACGCTGGTTGCTACCGCCCGAATACATGTACCCCATCGAACGGGCCACTCGCAGTGGCTTGGTCGGGCCGTGGCGCACCCCCGACATCGGTGAGCTACCGGCGGGGCTCAATCCCGGCGGCATAGAACCGTGGGGTATCAGCAACTTTCAAATCTTCCCCAACACCGAAATCCTCATCTATGGCGGTTGGTACCTGCTCTACCGGTACTGGCCAACCTCGTACAACACCCATCGGTTCGAGGCCTACACCTACTTCCACCCGGCTCGCACGGTGCGCGAGCGAATCGAACACGAAGTGGCGTCGGTGGTGCTCAAGGAGTTCGCACTGCAGGACGCCGGCATGCTGGGCGGCACGCAAGCCGCCCTGGAGTACGGCATCGTCGAGGACTTCCCCCTCAACGACCAGGAGATCCTGGTGCGGCACCTGCACAAGGTCGTCGTCGACTGGGTCGAGGCGTACCAACACGAAACCCAACGCGCAACCACCGCGGCCCCGGCAGGAGTCTGA